TAAGGTGAACTATATTACTGCACTGGGCGAGTTTGCCACCTGGCATGCCACAAAAACCTCAGGCGATTTCGACCAAAAAACTTTTGAGGTTCGCGCAGTTCCCAACGAGAAGGTTGATGGTTTACGCCCAGGAATGAGCGTGCTGGTAAATTGGGATAAGCTACCTGTTCAGAACAAGTAGAAAATGGTGGACAACAGAATATTGCGGATTGCCCGGAGAGAGGTTAAGCGAATGGTTTCGCGCAGAATATACGTTTTTACAACCCTTATTTTGCCGCTTTTCACCTTCATTCTCTTCATTTCACTTTTTCACTCAGGGGTAGCACATAAACTCCCAGTTGCCTTAGTGGATAACGACAATTCTCAGTTGTCGCACAGGGTGGCAAGGATGATAGCAGCAACTCCTTCTGTCGATTTTGCCTACCGGGTCGAAAGCCTTGACGAAGCAGAGGTGCTAATTCAGAAATGGAAATGCTACGCCGCAGTTTATATTCCTGATGATTTTGAGAAAAACACCTTAAGAGGAGAAGCGCCAGGGGTTGTGCTATACTACAACAACATTAACCTTGCTGCCAGCAGCGCAATTTCGCGAGATGTTAGAACTGCAGTAGGAACCTTGAGTGGACAACTCAAGGTGGCAACCAAGATGCAAAAGGGCGAAATGCTCGATCAAGCAAAGGAAAGCTCATTTCCTGTTTCGGTTGACGCCCACGTTTTGTATAACCCGTATGTAAGTTACAACTACTTTATTACCACCTCCATGCTTCCCATAATGTTGCAAATGTTTGTGCTGCTTATGAGTATTTATGCCATTGGAGTGGAGCTTAAGGAACATACTGCCGGTGAGTGGTTGGAGGCGGCCGGAGGAAAAGCATGGATAGCAGTAACGGGTAAGCTTTTGCCCTATACCGTTATTTATACTGCCGTTGCATTGTTTATGAATATGCTAATTTTCAAGTATCTACAAGTACCACTCAAGGGTGGCATTGCTGTGCTAGTTGTTGTAACCATAATGTATGTATTAGCCTATCAAGCTGTGGGAATTCTTTTTATAAGCTTACGGGCAAACATGCGAGAGTCACTCAGCTTTGGTATGGCCTACTCTTCCCTTGCATTTTCCT
The window above is part of the Williamwhitmania sp. genome. Proteins encoded here:
- a CDS encoding ABC transporter permease — translated: MVDNRILRIARREVKRMVSRRIYVFTTLILPLFTFILFISLFHSGVAHKLPVALVDNDNSQLSHRVARMIAATPSVDFAYRVESLDEAEVLIQKWKCYAAVYIPDDFEKNTLRGEAPGVVLYYNNINLAASSAISRDVRTAVGTLSGQLKVATKMQKGEMLDQAKESSFPVSVDAHVLYNPYVSYNYFITTSMLPIMLQMFVLLMSIYAIGVELKEHTAGEWLEAAGGKAWIAVTGKLLPYTVIYTAVALFMNMLIFKYLQVPLKGGIAVLVVVTIMYVLAYQAVGILFISLRANMRESLSFGMAYSSLAFSLSGLAFPIMAMPIAGQVFAYLFPYTHYNRLFIDQAMKGMPLYYSATSLLALALFIAIPALSIFRLKKAMRNEKMWGKL